The Malus domestica chromosome 17, GDT2T_hap1 genome contains the following window.
CCCCAAAGCGGTTGACAAAATTTGTAGTCACATGTGGTTTTGTGTGGGTGTGCTTGATGAAGGCACTAGATGGTAGAGAAACAGCGGTGACTTCAATGAAGGGTGATGACCTCTTACGCATAAGGTTTGCAGCAGATATCCGAAGCCTCTTTCAAAGTCCAGTGCCCATCACCTATTTCGGAAACTGCTTGTCAGCATGTTATGTGGCAGAGAAAGAGCGAGAGATAGTGGCGTAGTATGGGATTGTTAAGGCCGTGAAGGCCTTGGAGGGTGCAATTTTTGAGCTGAAAAATGGAGATCTTGAGGGTTAAAGAGGATGGTTCCGTCTCGAGGGAAGTTAGTTGTAGCAGAAAGTGGTGTAGCCATTGCTAGATCGCCAACGTTGGGAGTTTATGGGACTGATTTTGGATGGGGAAGAGCAAAGAAAGTGGAGGTGGTTCACTTTGTTAATTCAACAGTTTTTTCTCTTGCAGAGAGTGGAGATGAGGAGGAGGACGGCATTGAGGTTGGCTTGGCGCTACCAAGGGCTACAATGGATGCATTTACTTCTTTGTTTGAACAAGGTCTGCGAATTTTCCGCTAAAATATGGATACTTTAATTTCATTTACATTTGAGATAAATTTTAGTGTGTGACAGAGGTACAAAAAAATAATCAGTCATGCAATATTTCTTGGGGGCATTTGAGCATGATCCTTTTGGATCATCTCCTTGAATGGAGTGTGGTTCTGGGTTTTGCTTTCTTAGGATTTTTATATGTATGGGGGCTTATGGTGCTGTCGTTAGTGCCTCATGGTGGTTGATGCGACGAACTTCATAGCAGTGGCTGTTAGGATAAGGGTTTTTATGCCTCTTTGTTGGGCTTAATGTTTAGGGTCATTGCCTTATGTTTCTAGTCTGGTTTGTTATTTGATAGGCCTATTTGTGGGTTCTATGCTTCTATGACTATTTTAGCACCTCTGGATTCGTATTTTGTGGACCTTAATATGCTTGAATTGAGGCTTGTTTCTGATGCGTCTTGTCTCTGCATGTTCTTAATGAAATATATTGAAAAAATTGGCTAAAA
Protein-coding sequences here:
- the LOC139193312 gene encoding malonyl-CoA:anthocyanidin 5-O-glucoside-6''-O-malonyltransferase-like, whose amino-acid sequence is MKALDGRETAVTSMKGDDLLRIRFAADIRSLFQSPVPITYFGNCLSACYVAEKEREIRMVPSRGKLVVAESGVAIARSPTLGVYGTDFGWGRAKKVEVVHFVNSTVFSLAESGDEEEDGIEVGLALPRATMDAFTSLFEQGLRIFR